A stretch of Mesoplodon densirostris isolate mMesDen1 chromosome 7, mMesDen1 primary haplotype, whole genome shotgun sequence DNA encodes these proteins:
- the SYT8 gene encoding LOW QUALITY PROTEIN: synaptotagmin-8 (The sequence of the model RefSeq protein was modified relative to this genomic sequence to represent the inferred CDS: substituted 1 base at 1 genomic stop codon) translates to MRCSWEEGHPGEAEPERLAVGLGPSVRAERALAGWGGRQGPKGPPSQVTWLPRPFAPGQQGEEMSCPPGPHSARAPAGSTAVPGLIPDLVARIPWLRWALIATAVVAGVFVVSCLLCAICCCCRGRHRKEPRDKEAVGLGSACSTINTHLVQPGVDNMECGPGGPQQWEDLQLSVEYDFGSQEIKVGLKQAVDLRPRGPGGTADPYARVSLSPEAGCRHEMKVHRGTLCPTFKETCSFHVPHVELPRTTLRVQVLDYKHFSQHEPLGTVDPQPVLELWHPLGPPSAAEPEQLGEVCFSLQXVPGSGRLTEVVLEARGLSPVLAEPYVKVQLVLHQRKWKKRKTTARKGTATPYFNETFTFLVPFSQIQSVVLVLAIWAWSPQFRAESVSKFLLGTRASGQPLQHWADMLAHARRPIAQWHHLQPAREVDWALALQPHLCLPLPGS, encoded by the exons ATGCGG TGCTCCTGGGAGGAAGGGCACCCGGGGGAGGCTGAGCCAGAGAGACTAGCCGTGGGCCTGGGCCCCAGCGTGCGGGCTGAGCGGGCCCTTGCCGG ATGGGGCGGTAGGCAGGGGCCCAAGGGGCCACCCTCACAAGTGACCTGGCTGCCCCGGCCGTTTGCTCCAGGCCAGCAGGGTGAGGAGATGAGTTGCCCCCCAGGCCCCCACAGCGCCCGGGCCCCGGCGGGCTCCACGGCTGTACCCGGGCTCATTCCGGACCTGGTTGCCCGGATCCCCT GGCTCCGCTGGGCGCTCATAGCCACTGCGGTCGTGGCTGGCGTCTTCGTTGTTtcctgcctgctctgtgccatcTGCTGCTGCTGCCGAGGCCGCCACAGGAAAGAGCCCAGAGACAAGGAGGCCGTGGGCCTGGGCAGTGCCTGCAGCACCATCAACACCCACCTG GTGCAGCCAGGTGTGGATAACATGGAGTGTGGCCCTGGGGGGCCCCAGCAGTGGGAGGACCTGCAGCTGTCCGTGGAGTACGACTTTGGAAGCCAAGAG ATCAAGGTGGGCCTCAAGCAGGCAGTGGACCTGAGGCCCCGGGGCCCAGGCGGTACGGCGGACCCCTACGCCCGCGTCAGCCTCTCCCCTGAGGCCGGGTGCAGGCACGAGATGAAGGTGCACCGTGGTACCCTCTGCCCCACGTTCAAAGAGACCTGCTCCTTCCAT GTCCCCCACGTGGAGCTGCCCCGGACCACCCTGCGGGTGCAGGTGCTGGACTACAAGCACTTCTCCCAGCACGAGCCACTGGGAACCGTGGATCCGCAGCCCGTCCTGGAGCTCTGGCACCCTCTGGGCCCGCCCAGCGCTGCCGAG CCAGAGCAGTTGGGGGAGGTGTGCTTCTCGCTCCAGTAAGTGCCCGGCTCAGGCCGGCTGACCGAGGTCGTGCTGGAGGCCCGAGGCCTGAGCCCGGTTCTGGCAG AGCCCTACGTGAAGGTCCAGCTTGTGCTGCACCAGAGAaagtggaaaaagagaaagacaactgCCAGGAAGGGCACAGCCACCCCTTACTTCAACGAGACCTTCACCTTCCTTGTGCCTTTCAGCCAGATCCAG AGTGTGGTTCTGGTGCTGGCTATCTGGGCCTGGAGCCCTCAGTTCCGGGCAGAGTCCGTGAGCAAGTTTCTCCTGGGCACCCGGGCCTCTGGTCAACCCCTACAGCACTGGGCAGACATGCTGGCCCATGCCCGGCGGCCCATCGCCCAGTGGCACCACCTGCAGCCGGCCAGGGAGGTGGACTGGGCCCTGGCCTTGCAGCCCCACCTGTGCCTGCCCTTGCCTGGCTCCTGA
- the TNNI2 gene encoding troponin I, fast skeletal muscle — MAREAGRAGAVHPQLRGCQVMVIRMPLLAQLAAAGLTPLPALLPRRELQRLQARLGRFGNTFLLLLPSPGEFQEVSPKEALSPGPQDGRPALQKHHRAVTARRQHLKSVMLQIAATELEKEEKRRETEKENYLSEHCPPLHIPGSMAEVQELCQQLHAKINVAEEEKYDMEVKVQKSTKELEDMNQKLFDLRGKFKRPPLKRVRMSADAMLKALLGSKHKVCMDLRANLKQVKKEETEKERDLRDVGDWRKNIEEKSGMEGRKKMFESES, encoded by the exons ATGGCCCGAGAAGCCGGCAGGGCTGGGGCCGTGCACCCCCAGCTCAGAGGGTGCCAAGTCATGGTTATCCGGATGCCTCTGCTGG CCCAACTCGCCGCTGCCGGCCTGACCCCGCTCCCAGCGCTGCTGCCCAGACGCGAG CTGCAGCGGCTCCAGGCCCGCCTGGGACGTTTTGGGAACACTTTCCTcctactcctcccctcccccggggAATTCCAAGAAGTGTCCCCCAAGGAG GCTCTAAGCCCAGGACCTCAAGATGGGCGA cctgccctgcagaAGCACCACAGGGCCGTCACGGCCCGCAGACAGCACCTGAAG AGCGTCATGCTCCAGATCGCAGCCACAGAgctggagaaggaggagaaacGCCGGGAGACGGAGAAGGAGAACTACCTGTCTGAGCACTGCCCGCCGCTGCACATTCCCGGCTCCATGGCCGAGGTGCAG GAGCTCTGCCAACAGCTGCACGCCAAGATCAACGTGGCCGAGGAGGAGAAGTACGACATGGAGGTGAAGGTCCAGAAGAGCACCAAGGAG CTGGAGGACATGAACCAGAAGCTGTTTGACCTGAGAGGCAAGTTCAAGAGGCCCCCGCTGAAAAGGGTGCGCATGTCGGCCGACGCCATGCTCAAGGCGCTGCTGGGCTCCAAGCACAAGGTGTGCATGGACCTGAGGGCCAACCTCAAGCAGGTCAAGAAGGAGGAGACCGAGAAG GAGCGGGACCTGCGTGACGTGGGAGACTGGAGGAAGAACATTGAAGAGAAGTCGGGCATGGAGGGCCGCAAGAAGATGTTCGAGTCCGAGTCCTAG
- the LOC132493352 gene encoding guanine nucleotide exchange factor subunit RIC1-like, which produces MEESVLGKENTPIHPFIHPSFIYRSIYPSIHSSTHISTHHPSVHSTSIYPTIHSSIHPPIHPSNHPLCIHPSIHPSTNQFTHYPSKHLSIHTFINPFIHSSIHTYTHTSSIHLPIIHPSIHSPIHPPIHLPKIHLSNHLSIHISIHPPIHPPIHPSTHPAIHSSTHHPYIHPSIHPSTHPYSHPSTHRSTHNSPSTHPFIHPPIRPSIHPPITHPSIHPSTHPSTHLSTHYPSIHSSVHLS; this is translated from the exons ATGGAAGAAAGTGTTCTAGGAAAAGAGAACA cacccatccacccattcatccacccGTCATTCATCTATcgatccatctatccatccattcactcatctaCCCATATATCCACCCATCATCCATCTGTTCACTCAACCTCCATCTATCCaactattcattcatccatccatccacccatccacccatctaacCACCCATtatgtatccatccatccatccacccatccaccaatCAATTCACACATTATCCATCCAAACATCTCTCCATTCATACATTTAtcaatccattcattcactcatccatccatacatacacacatacatcatccatccatctgcccattatccatccatccatccattcacctatccatccacccatccatttacCCAAAATTCATCTATCCAATCACCTGTCCATCcacatatccatccatccacccatccatccacccatccatccatccacccatccagccatccactcatccacccatCATCCATatattcacccatccatcc atccatccacccacccatacagtcatccatccactcatcgaTCCACCCATAATTCTCCATCCACCCATCCcttcattcatccacccatccgtccatccatccatccacccattacacatccatccatccatccatccacccacccatccacccatctatccacccattatccatccatccactcatccgttcacttatcc